Proteins encoded by one window of Thermodesulfovibrionales bacterium:
- a CDS encoding glycosyltransferase, which translates to MENGKRQRAIGILGMHRSGTSAIARAVNLLGPYIGHADHLMKPIEGDNPHGFWEHWAVFSLHERLLTFLARSWDGLLPPPEGWWKQPEITPFHEELRNLITTEFAGQDIWLWKDPRTSLVLPLWKEVLRELNIDAHYLLCVRNPVDVASSLLRRNHFPKAKSLSLWLLYTVSSLYWTNGAKRIVFRFDDLIENWEDSLREVSTSLGIPWPQDDRGLRRSMAEFLRPEDRHSSSDAELLFHDTEIAEPVKRMYRLLQRSVEKNGFTDSDEFSKEIEEIYRDYCTYAEIFTPLRNEDRATHNQNAGGNRDAMIQSLGPVAEFRKAEEVNRLVFPSFSRYRVSIVIPVWNHWEHTYRCLRSVMANTDEVAYEVIVIDNGSSDGTQEMLAKAENIRVLRNQTNTGYVLACNQGAGIARGEYLLLLNNDAEPLEGWLRELVDVIDGDETVAAVGAKLVYADGVLQEAGGMMFHDGRGWNFGKGDDPNEDLYNIPCEVDYCSGACLLVRMDLFNRLGGFDVRYAPAYYEDADLCFALRKMGYRVVFNPNAAVVHHESVTAGADESSGYKKYLEINRKKFVEKWRNELELQEPHPSETGRSPVTSCRERLAGSSLSPEDVLRLSRGGQVLHGRNLGSQLPDRPFLYKSLADKEHQSIEVIKKAAGFYGDGQVGVVWTGDKDSTAILQMIRQAYNGRVPFTTISLEANPASPQMREFMERLQHEWAFHLERFDETGSSLQSASRDRGAERRESDAGEVLDRVVEVLGLKALIIAKRWDEGIAASPYKYFTRREDPPYVWVYPLLHFKEVDVWHYIKKYSVPFCDVNGLRNRQLCA; encoded by the coding sequence ATGGAAAACGGCAAGAGACAAAGGGCCATAGGCATCCTCGGTATGCACCGGAGCGGCACATCGGCGATTGCGCGGGCCGTAAATTTACTGGGACCGTACATAGGGCATGCGGATCATTTAATGAAGCCGATCGAAGGCGATAATCCGCATGGATTTTGGGAGCACTGGGCGGTCTTTTCCCTCCACGAGAGGCTCCTCACATTTCTTGCGAGATCCTGGGATGGCCTTCTTCCCCCCCCTGAGGGCTGGTGGAAACAGCCGGAAATAACTCCCTTTCACGAGGAACTGCGAAACCTCATAACCACCGAATTTGCAGGGCAAGACATTTGGCTCTGGAAAGACCCCCGAACTTCCTTGGTTCTGCCGCTCTGGAAGGAGGTCCTCCGCGAGCTCAATATCGACGCGCACTATCTGCTTTGCGTAAGAAATCCCGTGGACGTCGCTTCCTCGTTGTTGCGGCGGAACCATTTCCCTAAGGCAAAGTCGCTCTCCTTATGGCTGCTCTATACTGTGTCTTCTCTTTACTGGACGAACGGCGCTAAACGTATCGTATTTCGTTTCGACGATCTCATTGAAAACTGGGAAGATTCTCTCAGAGAGGTTTCGACCTCGTTGGGCATCCCGTGGCCTCAGGATGACCGTGGGCTCCGGAGATCCATGGCTGAGTTCCTCCGTCCGGAAGACCGTCACAGCAGTTCAGATGCTGAATTACTCTTCCATGACACGGAGATCGCTGAGCCCGTGAAAAGAATGTACCGACTGCTTCAACGATCGGTGGAGAAAAACGGTTTTACTGATTCCGACGAGTTCTCGAAAGAAATAGAAGAAATCTACCGTGACTACTGTACCTATGCAGAAATCTTTACCCCTTTGCGCAATGAAGATAGGGCAACGCACAACCAAAATGCCGGGGGAAACCGCGATGCAATGATTCAGAGCTTGGGCCCTGTAGCTGAATTCAGGAAAGCAGAGGAAGTCAACCGGCTTGTGTTTCCCTCGTTCTCCCGTTACCGGGTGTCGATAGTTATCCCCGTTTGGAACCATTGGGAACACACCTACCGGTGTTTGCGGTCAGTAATGGCGAACACCGATGAGGTCGCGTACGAGGTTATCGTTATTGACAACGGATCTTCGGACGGCACCCAAGAAATGCTTGCGAAGGCAGAAAATATCAGGGTCTTGAGAAATCAAACAAACACCGGTTATGTCCTCGCATGCAATCAGGGTGCGGGAATAGCCCGGGGCGAGTACCTTCTGCTCCTCAATAACGACGCGGAACCGCTGGAGGGGTGGCTCAGGGAACTTGTGGATGTCATCGATGGCGACGAGACAGTTGCGGCGGTCGGTGCAAAACTCGTATACGCCGACGGTGTGTTGCAGGAGGCAGGGGGGATGATGTTTCACGACGGACGCGGGTGGAATTTTGGGAAGGGAGACGACCCGAATGAGGATCTCTACAATATCCCCTGCGAAGTTGATTACTGCTCCGGCGCATGCCTGCTGGTGCGGATGGATCTTTTTAACCGCCTCGGCGGTTTCGATGTTCGCTATGCCCCTGCCTATTATGAAGACGCTGATCTCTGCTTCGCCCTGCGAAAAATGGGATACAGGGTCGTCTTCAACCCAAACGCAGCAGTCGTCCATCACGAATCGGTGACGGCGGGAGCAGACGAATCGTCCGGGTACAAAAAATATTTGGAAATTAACAGGAAGAAATTCGTTGAGAAGTGGCGTAATGAACTGGAACTCCAGGAACCACACCCTTCCGAGACGGGGAGGAGTCCGGTGACTTCCTGTCGCGAAAGGCTTGCAGGAAGTTCTCTATCGCCCGAAGACGTTCTTCGTCTTTCACGAGGCGGGCAAGTGCTCCATGGACGTAATCTGGGTTCTCAGTTGCCTGACAGGCCCTTTCTCTATAAATCTCTCGCGGACAAGGAACATCAGTCAATTGAAGTCATCAAGAAGGCTGCCGGCTTTTATGGAGATGGACAGGTAGGCGTGGTCTGGACCGGCGATAAGGACTCGACCGCTATCCTTCAGATGATAAGACAGGCATATAACGGCCGTGTACCGTTTACGACAATCAGTCTCGAAGCGAATCCCGCATCTCCTCAGATGCGCGAGTTCATGGAAAGGCTTCAGCATGAGTGGGCATTTCATTTGGAGAGATTCGATGAGACAGGGTCGTCCCTGCAATCGGCTTCCCGTGATAGAGGTGCGGAACGTCGCGAATCCGATGCAGGAGAGGTACTCGACAGGGTGGTTGAAGTTTTGGGACTCAAGGCACTCATCATCGCGAAGAGATGGGATGAAGGAATAGCGGCGTCTCCTTACAAGTATTTCACCCGTAGGGAAGATCCTCCCTACGTATGGGTTTACCCACTCCTTCACTTTAAGGAAGTGGATGTATGGCATTATATAAAAAAATATAGCGTACCTTTTTGCGACGTCAACGGGTTAAGAAACCGGCAACTATGCGCATAG
- a CDS encoding glycosyltransferase family 4 protein, whose translation MKKILSLNFFPAFTPPASGGELRYFHMYSRLSENFDVTLLSPTHVDHEFEIVTHSDTFREYRIPKEESIHNILHHRLAEEGVCSEVSALACALSSAYPNAYHRRYLELCEGADVIVHESPYMLGYDLLWRFDNKPRIYNSYNVEYRLMKQLYRGKWAGQYLQYIFSLEKKAALESDILFATSDEEKKAFLELYGVPAEKIKLAPNGIDPDSVIVTAKRRENSVLFLGSHHPPNVEAAEFLVNKVARRCPGIDFLIAGSCGDTLKRNSLGKNVHLLGRVDEKTKKELLSTSQVAVNPMFSGAGTNLKTLEFLSAGLPLLSSDTGVRGLSLRDGEHYLKADKDNFAKKLINLIGDDALRERISRLGRLHVNEKYSWRGIAESVRHEINALPGDRKGGRKLILVLNDFSASKPSGGGEMRINRLYGALSRYHDVASLCLNDSSRLIRSAITRTFTEISFPKTQEHVAEESRVAKLSWIGASDIVSSYMCVRNQFFLSALKAFYRIADLVVLSHPYMSLALESLRGKPLIYEALNFEFGLKNRILRDHPLFETLVDQVRYVEKTACKRSSLFIGVSGEDVASLAQFAGLDGKPSYVVENGVDLKGEEFFLDTFADVRKVLGGRKSVLFIGSGHSPNVAAVNFIANELAPALPHHIFLIVGTVGNAFRQREVPKNVLLFGRIDEEYKKVLLRIADVAINPMIEGSGSNLKLPEYLAYRLPTVTTKVGARGYDVEDGKEVIICELREFADKIDYLLGHDEFKQMLSGQGYAYALRKLDWNVLAENYLSILEHTFFKEEKKKLLVLTYRFTTPPLGGAEVYLLSLLREIDRLADFSVTVATLDIRDILNKYHFSAAYTFDDAPLALPDMQHTSVYKFRCKGISDDVKLKGARRLFRRWMEEFVLSSLRHIDAYTAPLLMGGWNFPERADGRCEIWSSEVSYIYVAGTEEIEMEGYCPHNGELSVLSEGEKTLYEKKLTGKFHVRFKTDGSRWIKLRINPFTAHEDPRPLGVRISSIKYWMNGQWYDLDLNYNYRDFLKEKYLEEYIEELIRTAGARPREYDALFQHVRGPLSPELEGWLDRNVAKFDIVLGHSIPFSTSVLAATFARKYEKPLIMLPHFHMDDEFYHWKSYYEALTAANAVLASPSISIDLFFNKIGAKAMYLPGGIDSREHEDSAPSAFSHLYNGNLPFFLVLGRKAGSKNYKWAMDALQDINRDGKLCNLVLIGKDEDGERIDAGDALYLHEQPRDVVLGALKECMGLINMSESESFGLVLLEAWMEKKPVIVYGNCAAFAELVDDRVNGLLANRESLADKIRFILEEPAQAAEMGRRGFQKVQEQYTWEAIGKEVNNQLLLQMTRNEQTPKVGPGRDV comes from the coding sequence ATGAAAAAAATTCTCTCTTTGAATTTCTTCCCTGCCTTTACGCCGCCCGCGAGCGGCGGTGAACTACGCTACTTTCATATGTATTCCAGACTGAGCGAAAACTTTGATGTGACGCTCCTTTCCCCGACGCATGTCGATCATGAATTCGAAATCGTAACGCATTCCGATACATTCAGAGAATACAGAATACCAAAGGAAGAATCCATTCACAACATACTACATCACAGGCTTGCCGAAGAAGGGGTGTGCTCTGAAGTCTCTGCTCTGGCCTGCGCCCTGAGTTCGGCATATCCCAATGCGTACCATAGACGTTATTTGGAGCTCTGCGAAGGGGCCGATGTCATCGTGCATGAATCTCCCTATATGCTCGGATATGACCTGCTATGGAGATTTGATAATAAGCCGAGGATCTACAACAGCTACAATGTTGAATACCGGCTGATGAAGCAGCTCTACAGGGGGAAATGGGCTGGACAATATTTACAATATATTTTCAGTCTCGAAAAGAAAGCCGCTCTCGAATCGGACATTTTGTTTGCCACGTCCGACGAAGAAAAAAAGGCATTTCTTGAATTATATGGTGTGCCGGCGGAAAAGATTAAATTAGCCCCTAACGGAATTGATCCCGATAGTGTGATTGTCACTGCGAAAAGAAGAGAAAACTCCGTCCTTTTTCTCGGGAGTCATCATCCTCCGAACGTTGAAGCAGCCGAATTTCTTGTTAACAAAGTCGCGCGCAGATGTCCGGGAATCGATTTTCTTATTGCCGGAAGTTGCGGTGATACTCTTAAGAGGAATTCACTTGGGAAAAATGTGCACCTGCTCGGCAGGGTTGACGAGAAGACAAAGAAAGAACTCCTTTCGACGAGTCAGGTTGCCGTTAACCCGATGTTCTCCGGCGCAGGCACAAACCTGAAGACCCTGGAATTTCTGTCTGCGGGACTGCCGTTACTTTCAAGCGATACGGGGGTTCGAGGACTTTCACTGCGGGACGGAGAACATTACCTGAAGGCCGATAAGGACAATTTTGCAAAAAAACTGATAAACCTGATCGGGGATGATGCCCTGAGAGAGAGGATATCCCGTTTAGGCCGTCTTCACGTCAATGAGAAGTATTCGTGGAGAGGAATTGCAGAATCGGTGCGGCATGAGATCAACGCACTGCCCGGCGACAGAAAGGGCGGCAGGAAGCTCATTCTTGTGCTGAATGATTTCAGTGCGTCCAAACCGTCGGGCGGCGGGGAAATGAGAATCAACAGGTTGTACGGCGCATTATCCCGTTATCATGACGTGGCATCCCTCTGCTTAAACGATTCTTCACGACTGATACGGTCTGCTATCACCCGGACATTCACGGAAATATCCTTTCCTAAGACGCAGGAACATGTAGCTGAGGAAAGCCGCGTTGCGAAACTATCTTGGATCGGTGCGTCCGACATAGTCAGCTCGTATATGTGCGTAAGGAATCAGTTTTTCCTGAGTGCCCTGAAGGCCTTTTATAGAATTGCGGATCTGGTTGTGTTGTCTCACCCATACATGTCCCTCGCATTGGAGAGTTTACGAGGGAAGCCTCTGATTTACGAGGCTCTCAATTTTGAATTCGGACTAAAGAATAGGATCTTAAGAGATCACCCGTTATTCGAGACCTTGGTTGACCAAGTAAGGTACGTTGAGAAAACCGCCTGTAAACGGAGTTCCCTATTCATTGGCGTCTCCGGGGAGGATGTCGCGAGCCTGGCACAATTTGCTGGGCTTGACGGTAAGCCTTCATACGTTGTAGAAAACGGCGTCGATCTGAAAGGCGAAGAATTCTTTTTAGACACATTTGCAGATGTGAGGAAGGTTCTGGGCGGCCGCAAGTCCGTCCTCTTCATCGGAAGTGGACATTCTCCGAACGTCGCAGCAGTAAACTTCATTGCAAACGAACTCGCCCCGGCATTGCCTCATCACATTTTCTTGATCGTCGGAACGGTCGGTAATGCCTTTAGACAGCGTGAGGTACCGAAGAACGTCCTCCTCTTCGGAAGAATCGATGAGGAGTACAAAAAAGTATTATTGAGGATCGCCGACGTGGCAATCAACCCTATGATCGAAGGCTCAGGCTCCAACTTGAAGCTTCCTGAATATCTTGCATATCGATTACCGACAGTGACAACGAAAGTGGGGGCGAGAGGCTATGATGTGGAAGACGGAAAAGAAGTCATAATTTGCGAGCTGCGAGAATTTGCGGACAAGATAGATTATCTGTTGGGGCATGATGAATTCAAGCAGATGTTGTCCGGGCAAGGGTATGCATATGCCCTTCGCAAGCTGGACTGGAATGTTCTTGCCGAGAACTATTTGTCTATTCTGGAACACACGTTTTTTAAAGAAGAGAAGAAAAAACTATTGGTTCTCACCTACCGGTTCACTACCCCTCCCCTCGGCGGTGCGGAGGTCTATCTTCTTAGCCTCTTACGGGAAATTGACAGACTGGCCGACTTTTCCGTGACCGTCGCAACTCTTGATATTCGTGACATACTAAATAAGTACCATTTCTCTGCCGCATATACATTCGATGACGCACCCCTCGCGCTGCCGGACATGCAGCACACTTCAGTCTATAAATTCAGATGCAAAGGAATATCTGATGATGTGAAACTGAAAGGTGCGAGGAGACTTTTCAGACGCTGGATGGAAGAATTCGTTCTCTCTTCCCTGCGGCATATCGATGCGTATACGGCCCCGTTGCTGATGGGCGGGTGGAATTTTCCGGAGAGAGCCGACGGGCGCTGCGAAATTTGGTCAAGCGAGGTTTCGTACATCTACGTAGCCGGAACGGAAGAAATAGAGATGGAAGGGTATTGCCCCCACAACGGGGAACTATCGGTTTTATCCGAGGGCGAAAAAACATTATATGAAAAGAAACTGACGGGCAAGTTTCATGTTCGCTTTAAGACGGACGGCAGCAGATGGATAAAGCTACGAATCAACCCCTTTACGGCTCATGAAGATCCGAGGCCATTGGGTGTCAGAATATCCAGTATCAAATACTGGATGAACGGCCAATGGTACGACCTCGACCTCAATTATAATTACAGGGACTTTTTGAAGGAAAAGTATTTGGAAGAATATATCGAAGAACTGATCCGGACCGCCGGAGCGAGGCCGCGGGAATATGACGCTTTGTTTCAGCACGTCCGCGGGCCTCTTTCGCCCGAACTGGAAGGTTGGCTTGATAGAAACGTTGCGAAGTTTGACATCGTTCTGGGCCACAGCATTCCCTTCTCCACCTCCGTTCTCGCGGCCACTTTTGCAAGGAAATATGAAAAGCCGTTGATAATGCTTCCCCATTTTCACATGGATGACGAGTTTTATCACTGGAAATCATATTACGAAGCCCTCACGGCGGCAAATGCGGTTCTCGCATCCCCTTCGATATCGATTGATCTGTTCTTCAACAAAATAGGGGCTAAAGCAATGTATCTGCCCGGAGGCATTGATTCACGAGAACATGAAGACAGTGCCCCTTCAGCCTTCTCTCACCTCTATAACGGCAATCTTCCCTTCTTCCTGGTTCTCGGCAGAAAAGCGGGGAGTAAGAATTATAAGTGGGCGATGGATGCATTACAGGATATTAATCGAGATGGCAAATTGTGCAACCTTGTTCTCATAGGAAAGGACGAGGACGGCGAGAGAATTGATGCGGGCGATGCATTGTATCTGCATGAACAACCGAGGGATGTTGTTTTGGGTGCCTTGAAGGAATGTATGGGCCTAATCAATATGAGCGAAAGCGAGAGTTTCGGGCTCGTTCTCCTCGAGGCGTGGATGGAGAAGAAACCCGTTATCGTGTATGGGAACTGCGCTGCATTTGCCGAACTCGTTGACGATAGGGTAAACGGCCTACTGGCAAACAGGGAGAGCCTGGCGGATAAGATCAGATTCATTTTGGAAGAGCCCGCTCAGGCCGCGGAAATGGGGAGAAGGGGATTTCAGAAAGTCCAGGAACAGTATACCTGGGAAGCAATCGGGAAAGAGGTCAACAATCAGTTGCTGCTGCAGATGACGAGAAACGAGCAAACACCGAAGGTAGGGCCTGGAAGGGATGTATAA
- a CDS encoding class I SAM-dependent methyltransferase: protein MYNEKDDFLHHEKEIADFLLFLKRAEVGTRDGMTVLDIGAGQGMHAGFLAEHFQDVYCSDIIDYTSLYGGEFFKLLQEKYARNGYRINLSKVHFIRADGMNLIFRDTFFDMIVSFNMFEHVPEPETVLKEMVRCAKDGGYIYIQFDPIWTADTGSHFFHRVPEPWAHLVYSDDEFVSKMRTSGAPESETEEYRNAMNRKRVLYYRTLIGNLVKRGDIHLISQEFWSGLSHENHKDHPFFKRCLQRGFHEEELLLRGGRVLLGKGKRPLDKK from the coding sequence ATGTATAACGAAAAAGATGATTTCCTCCATCATGAGAAGGAAATAGCCGATTTCCTTTTGTTCCTCAAGAGGGCTGAGGTAGGCACCCGTGATGGGATGACCGTCTTAGACATCGGTGCCGGTCAGGGAATGCATGCAGGCTTTCTTGCTGAGCATTTTCAGGATGTCTATTGTTCCGATATCATTGATTACACTTCTCTGTACGGCGGAGAATTTTTCAAACTCCTGCAAGAGAAGTATGCGAGGAATGGTTATCGCATCAATCTGTCGAAGGTTCACTTTATCAGAGCGGACGGCATGAACTTGATCTTCAGGGACACTTTTTTTGATATGATTGTTTCCTTTAATATGTTCGAACACGTTCCCGAGCCTGAAACTGTGCTGAAAGAAATGGTACGGTGTGCAAAAGATGGGGGCTATATCTATATCCAGTTTGATCCGATCTGGACCGCCGACACCGGAAGCCACTTTTTTCACCGAGTTCCGGAACCGTGGGCGCATCTTGTTTACAGCGATGACGAGTTTGTGTCGAAGATGAGGACAAGCGGCGCCCCGGAGAGTGAGACCGAAGAATATAGGAACGCCATGAACAGGAAAAGGGTGCTTTACTACCGGACGCTCATCGGAAACCTAGTAAAGAGAGGCGATATTCACCTGATCAGTCAAGAATTTTGGAGCGGCCTCTCCCATGAAAACCATAAAGACCACCCTTTCTTCAAAAGGTGTTTACAGAGAGGATTTCATGAGGAAGAACTGTTGTTACGGGGCGGGCGGGTCTTGCTCGGAAAAGGGAAGAGGCCACTGGACAAAAAATAG
- a CDS encoding LamG-like jellyroll fold domain-containing protein — MKANLKVEALFTAFFEQLCGALPLSYYSQVKGPVLAFLAASDVGYALILFSLCLYFLKKTGDEKIEPTCLIISGFALWVLPACVIALSEKYQNELTFGTAYLPVYLQYFGLLMLLMGVFSAVYAHINSFRVKNLIAVLVSFMAAAIGLITMAHNKAIVEEMNLSWKYPREVLGLALKKGLAAEIPTDSIIWVSAQGPHPAWYLFANKDFFYQYSGKTFTVLHERDGVILRGNVVNEKNVLGRSELNALSGRIEYVMSYSSTRRDAGIVLLSRVKNSLLSPNASGHEHGPGDVEVTVDKVFTVNGTKQRMLNYSGNNAPPGTSLEKGTAGVAHYLFIEGSGYDAAHGIVGYASRKGVSGEHTRCIVFGPVTLPDRFHVEIVLRPLQDQVPYANIMGNRGSDSSYEGFAIEQDGENQNTFSLVVGDGREWLPSATFRVDPQAWNYLAFSINRHVVKSYVNGKLTGSVRLKGPLRNSAMQVYVGNRANFDRPFHGQIGEVIIGEGDLPTKDTSMKWLQMNDNLRSSR, encoded by the coding sequence GTGAAGGCTAACCTGAAAGTCGAAGCGCTATTCACTGCCTTCTTCGAACAACTGTGCGGGGCGCTTCCCCTGAGTTATTATTCCCAGGTGAAGGGGCCTGTCCTTGCCTTCCTTGCTGCCTCGGACGTCGGGTATGCGCTGATCCTGTTCTCCCTGTGCTTGTATTTCCTGAAAAAAACGGGCGATGAGAAAATTGAGCCGACGTGCCTGATAATTTCTGGTTTTGCGCTGTGGGTCCTGCCGGCATGCGTAATCGCCCTGTCAGAAAAGTATCAGAATGAACTTACTTTTGGAACAGCATACCTTCCCGTGTACCTTCAATACTTTGGATTGCTTATGCTATTGATGGGCGTTTTCTCCGCCGTTTACGCTCATATTAATTCATTCCGGGTAAAGAACCTCATTGCCGTTCTGGTATCGTTTATGGCCGCGGCTATCGGGCTGATAACTATGGCACATAATAAGGCTATCGTAGAGGAGATGAATCTCTCGTGGAAATATCCACGGGAAGTGTTGGGGTTAGCCCTAAAGAAGGGCTTAGCCGCTGAAATTCCCACAGACTCAATAATCTGGGTGTCCGCTCAGGGTCCTCATCCCGCCTGGTACCTCTTTGCGAATAAGGACTTTTTTTACCAGTATTCGGGAAAGACTTTCACGGTTCTTCATGAAAGAGACGGTGTGATACTCAGAGGGAACGTAGTGAATGAAAAAAATGTTTTGGGGAGGAGTGAGTTGAATGCCTTGTCCGGAAGAATTGAGTATGTGATGAGTTATTCTTCGACCCGGAGAGATGCGGGAATAGTTCTCTTATCAAGAGTTAAAAACTCACTGTTGAGTCCTAATGCCTCCGGACACGAACATGGCCCGGGCGATGTGGAAGTAACGGTGGATAAGGTTTTCACCGTGAATGGGACAAAGCAGCGAATGCTGAACTATTCAGGAAACAATGCTCCTCCTGGAACGTCGTTGGAAAAAGGAACTGCCGGTGTCGCTCATTACCTTTTCATCGAGGGGTCGGGGTATGATGCCGCCCATGGAATAGTGGGGTATGCCAGCCGAAAAGGAGTTTCCGGGGAACATACACGGTGTATTGTTTTCGGCCCTGTCACTTTGCCCGACAGGTTTCATGTGGAAATAGTCTTAAGACCTCTTCAGGATCAAGTGCCCTATGCGAACATCATGGGTAATCGTGGCTCGGATAGTTCGTACGAGGGGTTTGCCATAGAACAGGACGGCGAGAATCAGAATACGTTCTCCCTTGTCGTCGGCGATGGAAGGGAGTGGCTCCCTTCCGCCACATTTCGAGTCGATCCCCAGGCATGGAATTATCTGGCTTTTTCAATAAACCGACATGTCGTTAAGAGCTATGTCAATGGCAAATTAACGGGGTCTGTTCGCCTAAAAGGCCCCCTCAGGAATAGCGCCATGCAGGTATACGTCGGAAACCGGGCAAATTTTGACCGCCCATTTCATGGACAGATCGGGGAGGTGATCATTGGGGAAGGCGATCTCCCGACAAAAGATACCTCGATGAAGTGGCTGCAAATGAACGATAATCTTCGAAGTTCCCGATAA
- a CDS encoding fibronectin type III domain-containing protein: protein MARTNRKFRGFTDAHPCISGILFFVLIAFASLILHVPAAHSAQVTLSWVAPTTNDDGTSLTDLAGYKVYYGTVSRNYPQVADVKSVTSYTVPNLADGTTYYFAVSAYDATGNESGYSNEVSKTTASVQDNLTINKGGAGTGTVTSSPAGINCGTGCTGTYNSGTVVTLTATPATGSTFSGWSGGCTGNGTCAISVTSNTTVTATFAVNQVNTYTITATAGSGGSISPSGSRTVNQGASQAFTIAPNAGYHISAVKVDGVSAGAVAKYTFSNVTANHTIAATFAVNTYTITASAGSGGSIAPSGAVTVNQGANRSFTIAPNAGYYIADVKVDGVSVGALTTYTFSNVTASHTIAATAAIYPVCGTANAEAFLTAPATNLCSKGILGGSGVTASANGWTWKCKSSDKTKYVSCSANLVACGTANTEAFLTAPATNFCSAGILGGSGITATATGWTWRCKSSDKTKYVSCSANLVACGSANGQRFPAAPTSNLCGAGILGGGGVTATTTGWTWRCKSSDKTQYVDCSATQ from the coding sequence ATGGCTAGAACGAATAGGAAATTTCGGGGATTCACAGACGCCCATCCCTGTATTTCCGGAATCCTCTTTTTTGTACTCATAGCATTTGCTTCTTTGATTCTTCATGTACCGGCAGCTCATTCAGCTCAGGTGACATTGTCGTGGGTTGCACCGACCACAAATGATGACGGGACTTCACTGACTGATCTCGCAGGCTATAAAGTGTATTACGGCACTGTTTCAAGGAATTACCCGCAGGTTGCGGATGTGAAGAGCGTGACGTCCTATACGGTCCCGAATCTTGCTGACGGGACTACCTACTACTTTGCAGTAAGCGCATATGATGCGACGGGGAATGAAAGCGGTTATTCAAACGAAGTGAGCAAGACGACGGCATCTGTTCAAGATAACCTTACGATAAACAAGGGCGGTGCCGGAACGGGGACGGTAACAAGTTCACCTGCGGGCATTAACTGTGGTACAGGCTGTACCGGGACGTACAACTCAGGAACGGTCGTTACACTGACGGCCACACCTGCAACCGGTTCAACTTTTTCGGGCTGGTCCGGTGGATGCACGGGTAACGGGACATGCGCAATTTCTGTCACTTCTAACACAACGGTCACCGCCACCTTTGCGGTGAATCAGGTCAACACCTATACCATTACGGCAACAGCCGGCAGCGGAGGGAGCATCTCGCCGTCGGGTTCGAGAACTGTTAATCAGGGGGCGAGCCAGGCGTTCACGATAGCACCGAATGCGGGATATCATATTTCGGCTGTCAAAGTGGATGGGGTATCGGCAGGTGCGGTGGCCAAGTACACCTTCAGCAACGTGACAGCCAATCATACAATAGCTGCGACCTTTGCGGTCAACACCTATACGATTACTGCATCAGCGGGCAGCGGGGGGAGCATCGCCCCATCTGGAGCGGTAACGGTGAATCAGGGGGCGAACCGGTCTTTCACGATAGCACCGAATGCGGGATATTACATCGCGGATGTGAAAGTCGACGGGGTATCAGTCGGTGCGCTCACGACATACACCTTCAGCAACGTGACTGCCAGCCATACGATTGCTGCAACCGCTGCGATATATCCCGTCTGCGGAACGGCAAACGCGGAGGCGTTCCTGACGGCGCCGGCGACGAATCTTTGCAGTAAGGGGATATTAGGTGGGAGCGGGGTAACCGCCTCCGCAAACGGATGGACATGGAAATGTAAGTCGTCGGATAAGACTAAGTATGTAAGTTGTTCGGCAAACCTGGTTGCGTGCGGAACGGCAAATACGGAGGCGTTCCTGACGGCGCCTGCGACGAATTTTTGCAGTGCGGGGATACTGGGTGGGAGTGGGATAACCGCCACCGCAACCGGATGGACGTGGAGATGCAAGTCGTCGGATAAGACTAAGTATGTAAGTTGTTCGGCAAACCTGGTTGCATGCGGATCAGCCAATGGGCAGAGATTCCCGGCAGCGCCAACGAGCAACCTTTGCGGCGCGGGGATACTGGGCGGGGGCGGGGTAACCGCCACCACAACGGGATGGACGTGGAGATGCAAGTCGTCGGATAAGACTCAATACGTGGATTGTTCGGCAACTCAGTAG